The Shinella zoogloeoides genome contains the following window.
CGGCGGCGGTCTTTACAGCCTTCTGCTCGCGCGGCGTATAGGCGCGCAATGCGTGCTGCACGCGATTGCCGAGCTGGGCGAGCACCGTTTCCGGCACGTCGAGCGGGTTCTGCGTGACGAAATAGACGCCGACGCCCTTGGAGCGGATAAGGCGCACGACCTGTTCCACGCGCTCGATCAGCACCTTCGGCGCATCGTTGAAGAGCAGGTGCGCCTCGTCGAAGAAGAAGACGAGTTTCGGCTTTTCCGGGTCGCCCACTTCCGGCAGAACCTCGAAGAGTTCCGAGAGCATCCAGAGCAGGAAGGTGCCGTAGAGGCGCGGGTTCATCATCAGCTTGTCGGCGGCCAGCACCGAGATCGCGCCGCGTCCGTCATTGGTGGTGCGCATGATGTCGGAAATCTTCAGCGCCGGCTCGCCGAAGAACTGTTCGGCCCCCTGCTGCTCGAGGATCAGCAGCTCGCGCTGGATCGAGCCGACGGAGGCTTTGGAGATGAAGCCGTACTGGTTGGAGAGCGCCGAGGCGTTCTCGCCCATGTAGTTGAGAAGCGCCTGCAGGTCCTTGAGGTCGAGCAGCGGCAGGCCGCCCTGGTCGGCGATCTTGAAGGCGATGTTGATGACGCCTTCCTGCGCGTCCGTCGCGTTCATCAGGCGCGAGAGCAGCAGGGGCCCCATCTCGGAAATGGTGGTGCGGACGCGGTGGCCCTTCTCGCCGTAAAGGTCCCAGAAGATGACCGGGAATTCCTGGAAATCATAAGGGGTGAGGCCGATCTGGTCGGCGCGCTTCTGGAGGAAATCCTTCGGCTCGCCCATCGCGCCGATGCCCGAAAGGTCGCCCTTCACGTCGGCGCAGAACACCGGAACGCCGGCATTGGAAAAACCTTCGGCGAGGATTTGCAGCGTCACCGTCTTGCCGGTGCCGGTCGCGCCGGTCACGAGACCGTGACGGTTGCCGAACTTCAGCTCCAGATATTCCGGCTTGTTGTTGGTGTCGTCGGGCTTGCGGCTGGTGCCGATATAGAGTTTCCCGTCCTGAAGAATGGAATCCGCCACGTTGAAACTCCCTGGCTGCCGGTCCTGCGATTCGTCCGGCCGCGCATCGCTTCGGCCATGTTTTCATTGAATCGTCTTCCACAGCTTATAAGGATAGTCCGGCAGGCAAACAACACGATTTGCGGGCGCGCCGACCCTCATGAAAGCGCATCGGAGCCGCTTGAGTTTGTCGCGGAATTCATTTACCTTGACGTCAACGTCAATTCCATTGGAGGATTTTCCATGAGCGATCTCGTCACCCGCGTTGCCGATGCCGTCGGCATCGATGCTGCCCTTGCCGAAAAGGCGATCGGCATGATGCTCGGCTTCCTGCAGCGCGAAGCGGCCGATGGCCCGGTCGCCAAGATGATCGAAGCCATTCCGGGCGCGTCCGATCTCGTCGCCAAGTATAATGGCGAAGGCGAAAGCAAGGGCCTGCTCGGCAGCCTGATGAGCGCCATCGGTGGCGGCGGCGTCATGGGCCTCGGCCAGCAGCTCATGAGCCAGGGCCTCGGCATGGGCGAAATCACCGGCCTTGCCAAGGAAACCATCGCGGTCGCCCGCGAACATGCCGGCGCCGACGTGGTCGACGAAGTCGTCGCCTCCGTCCCGGGCCTCAGCCAGTTCGTCTGATACCTTCGCTTACCGCCGCCGCGCGAAAAACAGCGCGGCGGTGAAGGCGGTGAGGCCGAGGCCGACCGAGATCGGCCCGGCCTGCGGTCCGCCCGCATCCATGATCGCGCCTGTCAGGCCCGATCCCGCGCCGCTGCCGACCGAGTAGGCGAGCGCGAAGGCCGCACTGCCGGCCACCAGCATGGAGCCGCTGTGCCGTTCGCCGAGCATGGTGAGCGCGCAGGTATAGAGCGAGAAGGCGGCCGCGCCCATGATGGCGAAGACCGTGAGGATCGCGATTTCCGACCGAACCAGCGGCAGCACGAAGTAGCTCAAGGCCGCGACGCTGACGGCGGCGAGCGCCACCCGTTCGCGCGGCAGCCTGTCGAGCAGCACGCCGATGAAGGGCTGGGCGATGGCCGTCGGAAGGGCGAGCACGGTCACGCTGATGGCGGCGAAGGACTGGCTGTAGCCCATCTTCACGAAATAGACCGGCATGGCGGAGATCGCCGCGATATCGGCGAAACCGAAGGCGAAGACCATGCCGACGAGAAGCGGCGCGGCCTTGAAGAAGCGGAAGAGATCGCCGTTGGAGGAAGGCTCGGGCACGGTCTTCGTCGAGAACATCAGCATGCCGGTGGCGAACGCCACGATGGCCAGATAGACCGCCGTCAGCGCAAAGCCGAGGCCGCCTTCGCTGCCGAGCAATGGAATGGCGAGCGGCCCGGCCGCGAAGCCCGCGCAGATACCTGCGCCGTAGAGGCCGGAAACCCGCCCGCGCAGCCGGTCCGGGCAGGCGGCATTGAGCCAGGCTTCGCCCAGCATGAAGATGACGCTGGCGAAGAAGCCGAGCAGGAAGCGCGCAACGAGCCAGACCGTGAAGGAGGCCGAGGCGGCGAAGGTGGCAAGGCACATCGAGCAGACGACGAGGCTTGCGATGATCAGCCGGTCCGCCCGCCAGCGCGAGGTGAGGCTGCCGATGAGCAGCGTCGAGGCCCCCATGCCGGCCGCATAGGCGATGGCGTTGACGCCGATCATCGAGGGCGAGAAGCCGCGCGATTCCAGCGTCAGCGAGACGAGCGGATAGGTCAGCCCCTGCGCCACGGAAAAGGCGGTCGCGCCAAGCACGACGGCGACAATGGCCGGCCAGTCCGGCGAAACGACGGTTGAAGACGAGGACTGCATGAAAGGCTCCCTGCCGCAGGCGCGGCCAAACCTCTCCCATACTCCGCCCGCCGGTTTTTGGAAAGGCGGGCAGGTGGATTGCGGCTTCCCGATGGTCTAGCCTCGCGGGGCAACCTCACGGAAGGGGAAAGCCCGATGGCGACACTGGTCGAAATCGTCCCGTACGATCCGGCTTGGCCAACGTTTTTTGCAAATGCGCAGGCCGTCCTGCGGGCGTGGCTCGGCTCCGCGGTGGTGGCGGTCGACCATATCGGAAGCACATCCGTGCCCGGCATGCCGGCCAAGCCGGTGATCGATATCGATATCACCCTGACCGGTCCGGATGCTATTCCGGGCGCTGCCGCACGCCTCGTCGAAGCCGGCTACGAGCCGCGTGGAAACCGTTACGGCGACGATGTTTGGGCATTCCTGTCGAAGAGCGCCATGCCGAGGCTGCGGGTCTATCTCTGTCCTCCGCACAACCGCACGCATGAGCAGCGCCTGCTGTTCCGCGACTACCTGCGCCGGCACGATGCTGCCGCCATGGCATATGCGACCCTGAAAAGGCGTCTTGCGGAGCGGTTTCCCTATGACGGGGATCGCTATACGGCGGAGAAGAGCGCGTTCGTCCAGGGCATCGTGGCGAAGGCTGTATCCTGACCGCCTTGCCCGCGCCGGCTACGCCTTCACCGCCACGATGAACAGTCGCGGGAAGCGCAGCAACCGCCGCCCGTCCGCCATCGGCGCATAGGCCGCTGCGATCCGCGCCTCGTAGTCCGCGAGAAAACCGTCGCGCTCTTGCGCCGGGATGCGGTCGAGATAGGGGCGAAGGCCGGTGCCCTTGACCCATTCGACGATGGCCGCCGCATCCGCCATCGGGTGGTTGTAGACGGTGTGCCAGACATCGACGCGCGCCGCCTTCGGGCCGAGGGCGTCGAAATAGGCGGCGGGGGCGGGGAGTGGTTGGCGGCGCGGCGTGCCCTCGGCAAAGGCGCTTTTCCACGGGCCGGCCTGCGCGCTTTCCTCCATCAGGAGATGGGAGGGTTCCATCAGGTTGTCCGGCATCTGCACGGCCAGCATGCCGCCGGGGCGAAGGCCGTCCATCAGCCGCGTCATCAGCGCCACATGCTCGGGCAGCCATTGGAAGACGGCATTGGCGAAGAGCAGGGCGGCCGGGTCCGGCGGGCGCCATCTGGCAAGATCGCATTCGACGAAATCGATGCCCGGCAGGCGCTGGCGCGCCGCCTTCAGCATGTCGGCCGCATTGTCGACGCCGCGCACGCCCCGGCCGGGAAAACGCCTTGCGAGCAGTTCCGTCGAGTTTCCGGGGCCGCAGCCGAGATCGTAGACCGTGCCGGCCCGAAGGTCCGCCGGCACCTGGGCGAGGAGATCGGCGGCCGGGCGGGTGCGCTCGTCCTCGAATTTCAGGTACTGCGCGGCGGACCAGGCCATTCTAGAGGCTTTCCAGCGAGGGCAGGATGAGGGCGGGGCCGAGGTCGAAATATTCGTCCGGCATGTCGGAACGGTTGATCCAGACGGTGCGGAAGCCGAACTTCGTCGCCCCGGCAATGTCCCAGCGGTTGGAGGACTGGAAGGAGACGGCGTTCGGGTAGAGCCGATAATTCGTCGTCACCAGATCGTAGACGGCGGGGGCGGTCTTGTAGGTCTTCAGCGCGTCGACGGAGAAGATGTCGTCGATCACGGTGTCGAGCGCGGCGTTCTTGACCGCCGAGGCCAGCATGGCGGGCGAGCCGTTGGAAAGGATGGCGATATGCGCGCCGCGCTGCTTGAGCGCCTTCAGCACGGCCGGCACTTCCGGGTAGCAGTCGAGCTTCCAGTAGGCGTCGAGCAGCTTTTGCCGCAGCGCCGGATCGACGCCGCCGATGCGCTTGAAGGTGTAGTCGAGCGCCTGTTCGGTGAGCTGCCAGAAATCCGCATAGGCGCCCATCAGCGCCCGCGTCCAGGAATATTCGAGCTGCTTGGCGCGCCAGATTTCCGAGAAGATCTGGTAGTTCGGCCCCACATCGCCGGCATGGCGCCGCACCGCCGCGTGCACGTCGAACAACGTTCCATAGGCGTCGAACACATAGGCGGCATGGGACATGGCGGCGATTCTCCTGCACTCTTGCCGTCGATTGGCGGGTATCGGGGGGCGAATGTCAATTGCGCGCTTTGCCCCTCATCCGCCTGCCGGCACCTTCTCCCCGCAAGCGGGGAGAAGGGGAGGATGCAAGGCCTCTTCCAACCGCCAACTTTTCGTGATGGGAAAGCCTCACCTCTTGCTCCTTCTCCCCGCTCGCGGGGAGAAGGTCGCGGCAGCGGGATGAGGGGCTTTCTCTGACAGGGGGCTCTTAAACTACCCCTTAGAACCGCGTGATCACGCTGATCCCCAACTCCGTCGCCCGGTCCATCGCCATCAGCGCCGGCACGGCCTCCTCCAGCCCGATATGCCGCCCGATCAGCTTCTGCGGCGCAAGCTTGCCGCTTGCGATCATCGCCAGCATGGCGTCGTAGCGCCAGGCCTGCATGCCGTGGCTGCCGTAGATTTCCAGTTCGTGGCCGATGACCTGCGCCATGGGAATCTGCGGCGTCGCATGGTCGGCCAGCATCAGCCCCACCTGCACATGCCGCCCGCGCCGGCGCAGGTTCTTGATCGAGTTGAAGCAGGTGACGGGCGACCCCAGCGCATCGACGGAGGCATGCGCCCCGCCGCCGGTGATCTCCCGCACGGCTTCAGCCACATCGGCCACATCGCGGGCATTGATCGCCGCGACCGCTCCCATCTTCTTCGCGAAATCCAGCTTCTCGGCGGAAATGTCGATGGCGATGGGGTTCGCGCCGAGCGCGGCGGCGATCATGATGGCGGAAAGGCCGACGCCCCCGCAGCCATGCACCGCCACCCATTCCCCGCCCGTCACCCGCGCCTGGTCCACCACCGCGCGGAAGGATGTGGCGAAGCGGCAGCCGAGACTGGCGGCCGTGGCGTAGTCGATGGCTTCAGGCAGATGCACGAGATTGTGGTCGGCATGGTCGATGGCGACATATTCGGCAAAGGAACCCCAATGGGTGAAACCGGGCTGGAATTGTTCCTCGCAGACCTGTTGATTGCCCGAGCGGCACTCGCCGCAATGGCCGCAGCCGGAGACGAAGGGCACCGTCACCCGCTCGCCCTCGCGAAAACGCCGCACGGCCTTGCCGACCGCCACCACCCTGCCGGCCAATTCATGCCCCGGCACATGCGGCAGCCTGATATCCGGGTCATGCCCCATCCAGCCATGCCAGTCGCTACGGCAAAGCCCTGTCGCCTCCACCTTGATGACGACCCCGCCGGACGTTGGCGTCGGATCGGGAAGCACCCGGATTTCCGGTGTCGCCTCGAAGGCTTCGTAATACATGGCGCGCATGGCGGTCCTCCCTTTGCCTCCTGTATCGCATGCGCCCGAAGCCCCCTCAACCGCGCCATCCATGACAAGGCCTGATGCACCCATTCAACATCTTGAATGGACAAGCGGCGCGCGCTGGCGGAAGGCAATCGGGACTTGACCGGCTGCGCCGGCCGGGCCTTGATGGGCTAAAGGAGAAGAAAGATGCCAGTCGATACCTCACCGCGCTCCGCCACCTGGACCTTCGTGGATGGCGAATGGATTTCCGGCAATCCGCCGCTCATCGGCCCCACCTCGCACGCCATGTGGCTCGGCTCGACCGTCTTCGACGGCGCGCGCTGGTTCGACGGCATCGCGCCGGACCTCGACCTGCATTGCCAGCGCATCAACCGCTCGGCCGAAGCGCTTGGCCTTTCTGCGACGGTCTCCTCCGAAGAGATCGAGGCGCTCGCCTGGGAAGGCGTCAAGAAGTTCGACGGCAAGACGGCGATCTACATCAAGCCGATGTACTGGGCTGAGCACGGCTCGCCGATCAGCGTCGTCGCGCCGGATGCCGGCTCCACGCGCTTTGCGCTCTGCCTCTTCGAGGCCTCGATGGGCGATCCCAACGCCGCCTCCTCGCTGACCGTCTCGCCCTTCCGCCGCCCGACGGTGGAGTGCATGCCGACGGACGCCAAGGCCGGCTGCCTCTACCCCAACAACGCCCGCATGCTGGTGGAGGCCAAAAAGCGCGGCTTCGACAACGCGCTGGTGCGCGACATGCTGGGCAATGTCGCCGAAACCGCCTCGTCCAACATCTTCATGGTGCGCGACGGCGTCGTCTTCACGCCCGCCGCCAACCGCACCTTCCTTGCAGGCATCACGCGCTCGCGCGTCATCGCCCTGCTGCGGGAAGCCGGCTTCGACGTGGTCGAGACCACGCTCACCCCCGCCGATTTCGCAGCCGCCGACGAGATCTTCACCTCGGGCAACTATTCCAAGGTCGTGCCGGTCACGCGTCTGGAAGACCGCGAACTCGCGCATGGCCCGGTCACCGCCAAGGCGCGCGACCTCTATTTCGACTGGGCGCATTCGAACGGCGATGCGTGAATGACGGCCTGAAGATGGGAGCGCCTGTCGCAAGCACCGTCGTGAAGGGGGGAGTTGCGACAGGCCCATTGGATTTGCGGTATTGCGCGCGCCGCGGATTCGTCCAGACTGGCGGTTGCCCTTGTGTTTCGAGCAGCAATCGAGAGCCTGATGCCGCAACGCCGCCGATCACCGTTCCTCGCCGCTTTTCTCGCGGCCATTCCGGCCCTCGCCACCGTTCCATGCCATGCTTGGGCCGAGGTGCAAGGCGCACTTCTGGATCGGCAAACCGTCGGGAAGACGATTGCCGGCATCGCCGTGGAATTGCGTGAAGGATATGTCTTTCCTGAGAGGGGAGCGCAGGCGGCGGATGCCCTGGAGGCGGCCTTGGCGGAAAACGCCTATGCCGATGCCACCGACCCGGCACGGTTCGCGGAACAACTGACCGAACAATTGCGGGCGATCACCCGGGACGGCCATGTGAGGGCGATCTTCGGCTCGCCGTTCCGCAACCAGCCTGCCGCGGCGGAGCCGGAGGGCGCCGGCTTCGAGGTGCGGCGGCTCGGCGGCGATATCGGATATATGCGCCTCGAACGGTTCATGCCGCCGGAGATATTCAAGCCGGCCGCCGACGATGCCATGCGCAGCCTGTCGGATACGGCCGCGCTGCTTGTCGACATGCGGGACAATGGCGGTGGGCATCCGGCATCGGTCGCCTATCTCGTCAGTTTCTTCCTCGATCCGGGCGAGCGGGTCCACATCAACGATCTCATCTGGCGCAACCGCGGGACCACGACCTTCAGAACGGAATCGTTCTGGAGTTCGCCGACGCCAGTGCATTACGAAAAGCCCGTCTATGTGCTGGTCGGTCCTGAAACCTATTCGGCGGGTGAGGAATTCGCCTACGACCTGCAGGCGCTGGAGCGTGCGACCGTGGTCGGCGCGAAAACGCGCGGGGGCGCCAATCCGGGCGGCTTGATGGAACTCGGCTCCGACCTCTTCGTCGTTATACCGACGGGAAGGGCGGAAAACCCCATAACGCACGGCAACTGGGAGGGCGCTGGCGTGCGCCCGGACGTTCAGGCCGGCTTGGAGGACGCGCGCGACGTTGCGCTTGCCCTGGCAACACGCCGCGACAAGACATAGGACGCTGCCCGTTCCGGCCTCGCGCGCGCCGTCTATTCCTGCCCGGCTGCATCCTCGGTCGTATTGTCCCCTGTCGCGGCACGTTCCTTCGCGGCCGCCTCGCGCTCGCTTTCGCGCACCACATGCAGGAAATCGGCGGCGATGGGCGGGGAGACCTCCACGGTCTTCTTCTGCTTGTCGTAGATGCAGAGATAGGTGATCTGGCTTTTCGATTCCGGCGAAAGCCCCTCGATGGCGGCGATGCCGAAGGATTGCGTGCCGGTCGGCTCGACGAAGACATTCGGGGTGCCCAGCGCCTCCGGCAGGCTGGCAAGGCAGCTTTTCTCCACATTCGCGCGGAATGCCTCCCAGGCATCGGAGGAGGAGGCATGGGCGTTTGCGGCGGCAAGGGCAAGGACGGGGGTCGCGACGGAAAGGCGGGTTGCACGCATGGTTGGCTCCGGATGGCGGGGAAGGGACGAAACGTCGCGTCCCGGAAAGAGGTTCCGCCTGCCCTTGAACGGACACGGCAAATCGGAAGGATTTTGCCGTATGGCAGGAAAATTTGGAAGGCGGGCGGTTGCCTCTTCCGGTTGCCGCTCCTATGTTCCGCTCACGGATTTCCTTCACAAAATTCCGTCGCCAGAGCAATTCCAGCATCGGCCGACAAGCGCCGGCCCCCGGAATTGCGGCAAACAAAGAGGAGACACCACGATGGCTTTCGAACTTCCGCCGCTTCCCTACGATTACGACGCGCTCGCGCCCTTCATGTCGCGTGAGACGCTCGAATATCACCACGACAAGCACCACAAGGCCTATGTCGACAACGGCAACAAGCTGGCGGAGGAAGCGGGCCTTGCCGGTCTCTCCCTCGAGGAGATCGTCAAGAAGTCCTACGGCACCAACCAGGGCCTCTTCAACAATGCCGGCCAGCACTACAACCACGTCCATTTCTGGAAGTGGATGAAGAAGGGCGGCGGCGGCAAGAGCCTGCCGGGCGCGCTCCAGAAGGCCATCGACAGCGATCTGGGCGGCTATGACAAGTTCAAGGCCGATTTCGTCGCCGCCGGCACCACGCAGTTCGGCTCCGGCTGGGCCTGGCTCTCCGTCAAGGACGGCAAGCTCGCCATCTCCAAGACCCCGAACGGCGAAAACCCGCTGGTCCACGGCGCGGAACCGATCCTCGGCGTCGACGTATGGGAGCACTCCTACTACATCGACTACCGCAACGCCCGCCCGAAGTACCTCGAAGCCTTCGTCGACAGCCTGATCAACTGGGACTACGTCCTGGAGCGCTACGAAGCCGCAACGAAGTAAGCCTTCGGCTTACCGGATTTCGCAAACCCCGGCTGGAAACGGCCGGGGTTTTTCGTTTCTAACCCACTGCCGGTTCTCCGCCCAGCCGGAAATCCAGAGCTGCCGCAGCCCGTCGCCTTCACCGCGAAAAGACCCGCCCGCCATCGCGTAGGCCTCCACGCGGTCGGCGCGGAAGTTGCGGATGGCTTGCCGCAGTTCGCACCAGGCGACGATGTTCGCCGTTTCCGAATAGTAGATGAGGGCGATGGGGCGGATGGTGCGCTCGGTGGCGCGGGCATATTCGTCCCGATAGTCGATCAGCAACGTCTCTTCGTCGCGGATCGCCCGGCGCACCGTGGCAAGGTCGATGCCCTCGGGCTGGCGCGGGACGGTGCCCCAGGCGTGCAGCGCGCGGGCGGAAAGCGTGTGGCGCAGCGGCGGGGGCACCGCGCCGGCGATCTTGTCGCCGACCCTTTTGGCGGCGGCCTGCAGTTCCGCGTCGCCCGTGCGCTCCAGCAGCGCCAGCGCCAGCACCACGGCCTCCGTCTCTTCGATGGAGAACATCAGCGGCGGCAGGTCGAAGCCGGGGCGCAGGATATAGCCGATGCCGCGCTCGCCCTCCACCGGCACGCGCATCGCCTGCAGCGCGGCGATGTCGCGATAGATCGAGCGCACCGTCACCTCCAGCCGCCTGGCGATTTCAGCCGCCGTCACCGGCTGGCGGGCGAGCCGCAGGATCTGGATGATCTCGAAGAGCCGTGATGCCTTGCGCACTGATTTTCCTCGTCACAACTGACACATCCCTGTCAGTTGGTCTTCAGTATAGCATAGGATCAAGCGCTTGAAACAAAAGGGCGGCATAGGGCTGCGGCGCAAAACAAGGCAACGGCCAACTGACATGACCTACAGCGAAAACCTCTGGCTCTTCTTCCTGCTCGTCTCCGGCATCATCATCGTGCCGGGCATGGACATGGTCTTCGTGCTGGCAAGCTCGCTTTCCGGCGGCCGCAAGGCTGGGCTTTCGGCGACTTTCGGCATCATGGCGGGCGGGCTGGTGCATACGCTCTATGCCGCTCTCGGCGTCGGCATGCTGCTGCATTTCGCGCCGAAGCTGTTCAATGCGCTGCTGCTGTGTGGTGCGGCCTATGTCGCCTGGATCGGCTGGCAGCTCTTCCGCAGCTCCATCGTCATCGACGATGTCGCAAGCCTCGACCGGCGCGGCCTTGCCACGCGCTTCCGTCAGGGCGCGCTGACGAGCCTCATGAACCCCAAGGCCTATCTCTTCATGCTCGCCGTCTTCCCGCAGTTCCTGCGCCCGGAATTCGGCCCGCTCTGGCGGCAGTCGCTCGTCATGCTGCTGATGATCTGGGCAATGCAGCTTGCCGTCTACGGTGGCCTCGCGCTCGCCGCCGCCCACAGCCGCGACGCCCTTGTCGGCAGCCCAGCCGCCACCCGCTTCGTCGGGCGCGCGGCCGGTGTGCTGCTCGTCGCCATTGCGGTGGTTACGGTGTGGCGGGGTTGGGGGACTGTTTGAGGCGCGCCGGCCCGATTTCAAAAAGATTTTACTTTCCTCGACTTTCTAAAATGCAATCATGGCCGCGCATCCGAACCGGCGGCGCGGCGAGCCGGCCGCCAGAACATGGGAGAACCCGATGAAGGTCAGGACTTTGGCGGTTGCGGCGGTGCTTGCGGCTCTTGGCGCAGGCGCTGTCGTGGCGGCGGACGAGCCGCAGGTCGTCCGCCAGGA
Protein-coding sequences here:
- a CDS encoding branched-chain amino acid aminotransferase produces the protein MPVDTSPRSATWTFVDGEWISGNPPLIGPTSHAMWLGSTVFDGARWFDGIAPDLDLHCQRINRSAEALGLSATVSSEEIEALAWEGVKKFDGKTAIYIKPMYWAEHGSPISVVAPDAGSTRFALCLFEASMGDPNAASSLTVSPFRRPTVECMPTDAKAGCLYPNNARMLVEAKKRGFDNALVRDMLGNVAETASSNIFMVRDGVVFTPAANRTFLAGITRSRVIALLREAGFDVVETTLTPADFAAADEIFTSGNYSKVVPVTRLEDRELAHGPVTAKARDLYFDWAHSNGDA
- a CDS encoding LysE family translocator codes for the protein MTYSENLWLFFLLVSGIIIVPGMDMVFVLASSLSGGRKAGLSATFGIMAGGLVHTLYAALGVGMLLHFAPKLFNALLLCGAAYVAWIGWQLFRSSIVIDDVASLDRRGLATRFRQGALTSLMNPKAYLFMLAVFPQFLRPEFGPLWRQSLVMLLMIWAMQLAVYGGLALAAAHSRDALVGSPAATRFVGRAAGVLLVAIAVVTVWRGWGTV
- a CDS encoding zinc-dependent alcohol dehydrogenase family protein, encoding MRAMYYEAFEATPEIRVLPDPTPTSGGVVIKVEATGLCRSDWHGWMGHDPDIRLPHVPGHELAGRVVAVGKAVRRFREGERVTVPFVSGCGHCGECRSGNQQVCEEQFQPGFTHWGSFAEYVAIDHADHNLVHLPEAIDYATAASLGCRFATSFRAVVDQARVTGGEWVAVHGCGGVGLSAIMIAAALGANPIAIDISAEKLDFAKKMGAVAAINARDVADVAEAVREITGGGAHASVDALGSPVTCFNSIKNLRRRGRHVQVGLMLADHATPQIPMAQVIGHELEIYGSHGMQAWRYDAMLAMIASGKLAPQKLIGRHIGLEEAVPALMAMDRATELGISVITRF
- a CDS encoding S41 family peptidase encodes the protein MPQRRRSPFLAAFLAAIPALATVPCHAWAEVQGALLDRQTVGKTIAGIAVELREGYVFPERGAQAADALEAALAENAYADATDPARFAEQLTEQLRAITRDGHVRAIFGSPFRNQPAAAEPEGAGFEVRRLGGDIGYMRLERFMPPEIFKPAADDAMRSLSDTAALLVDMRDNGGGHPASVAYLVSFFLDPGERVHINDLIWRNRGTTTFRTESFWSSPTPVHYEKPVYVLVGPETYSAGEEFAYDLQALERATVVGAKTRGGANPGGLMELGSDLFVVIPTGRAENPITHGNWEGAGVRPDVQAGLEDARDVALALATRRDKT
- a CDS encoding MFS transporter — protein: MQSSSSTVVSPDWPAIVAVVLGATAFSVAQGLTYPLVSLTLESRGFSPSMIGVNAIAYAAGMGASTLLIGSLTSRWRADRLIIASLVVCSMCLATFAASASFTVWLVARFLLGFFASVIFMLGEAWLNAACPDRLRGRVSGLYGAGICAGFAAGPLAIPLLGSEGGLGFALTAVYLAIVAFATGMLMFSTKTVPEPSSNGDLFRFFKAAPLLVGMVFAFGFADIAAISAMPVYFVKMGYSQSFAAISVTVLALPTAIAQPFIGVLLDRLPRERVALAAVSVAALSYFVLPLVRSEIAILTVFAIMGAAAFSLYTCALTMLGERHSGSMLVAGSAAFALAYSVGSGAGSGLTGAIMDAGGPQAGPISVGLGLTAFTAALFFARRR
- a CDS encoding helicase HerA-like C-terminal domain-containing protein gives rise to the protein MLQDGKLYIGTSRKPDDTNNKPEYLELKFGNRHGLVTGATGTGKTVTLQILAEGFSNAGVPVFCADVKGDLSGIGAMGEPKDFLQKRADQIGLTPYDFQEFPVIFWDLYGEKGHRVRTTISEMGPLLLSRLMNATDAQEGVINIAFKIADQGGLPLLDLKDLQALLNYMGENASALSNQYGFISKASVGSIQRELLILEQQGAEQFFGEPALKISDIMRTTNDGRGAISVLAADKLMMNPRLYGTFLLWMLSELFEVLPEVGDPEKPKLVFFFDEAHLLFNDAPKVLIERVEQVVRLIRSKGVGVYFVTQNPLDVPETVLAQLGNRVQHALRAYTPREQKAVKTAADTFRPNPDFNCAEVITQLGTGEALVSTLEGKGAPSMVERTLVRPPVSRLGPVTDAERQDIMKVSPVAGLYDEDFDRESAYEMLMARAKKAADAAAAQEQAQTEEAQPSSGGSRWTLPGFGDEEPTTPAAPKQAKPRAGYQRETVAEAAMKSVARTVASSLGRALVRGILGSLRR
- a CDS encoding superoxide dismutase, producing MAFELPPLPYDYDALAPFMSRETLEYHHDKHHKAYVDNGNKLAEEAGLAGLSLEEIVKKSYGTNQGLFNNAGQHYNHVHFWKWMKKGGGGKSLPGALQKAIDSDLGGYDKFKADFVAAGTTQFGSGWAWLSVKDGKLAISKTPNGENPLVHGAEPILGVDVWEHSYYIDYRNARPKYLEAFVDSLINWDYVLERYEAATK
- a CDS encoding haloacid dehalogenase type II, with amino-acid sequence MSHAAYVFDAYGTLFDVHAAVRRHAGDVGPNYQIFSEIWRAKQLEYSWTRALMGAYADFWQLTEQALDYTFKRIGGVDPALRQKLLDAYWKLDCYPEVPAVLKALKQRGAHIAILSNGSPAMLASAVKNAALDTVIDDIFSVDALKTYKTAPAVYDLVTTNYRLYPNAVSFQSSNRWDIAGATKFGFRTVWINRSDMPDEYFDLGPALILPSLESL
- a CDS encoding GrpB family protein; protein product: MATLVEIVPYDPAWPTFFANAQAVLRAWLGSAVVAVDHIGSTSVPGMPAKPVIDIDITLTGPDAIPGAAARLVEAGYEPRGNRYGDDVWAFLSKSAMPRLRVYLCPPHNRTHEQRLLFRDYLRRHDAAAMAYATLKRRLAERFPYDGDRYTAEKSAFVQGIVAKAVS
- a CDS encoding helix-turn-helix transcriptional regulator, which produces MRKASRLFEIIQILRLARQPVTAAEIARRLEVTVRSIYRDIAALQAMRVPVEGERGIGYILRPGFDLPPLMFSIEETEAVVLALALLERTGDAELQAAAKRVGDKIAGAVPPPLRHTLSARALHAWGTVPRQPEGIDLATVRRAIRDEETLLIDYRDEYARATERTIRPIALIYYSETANIVAWCELRQAIRNFRADRVEAYAMAGGSFRGEGDGLRQLWISGWAENRQWVRNEKPRPFPAGVCEIR
- the tam gene encoding trans-aconitate 2-methyltransferase, translating into MAWSAAQYLKFEDERTRPAADLLAQVPADLRAGTVYDLGCGPGNSTELLARRFPGRGVRGVDNAADMLKAARQRLPGIDFVECDLARWRPPDPAALLFANAVFQWLPEHVALMTRLMDGLRPGGMLAVQMPDNLMEPSHLLMEESAQAGPWKSAFAEGTPRRQPLPAPAAYFDALGPKAARVDVWHTVYNHPMADAAAIVEWVKGTGLRPYLDRIPAQERDGFLADYEARIAAAYAPMADGRRLLRFPRLFIVAVKA